GTAAGACAAATGGAAGAATAGGAACTTGGCAGAGCGCAATAGCCAAGTTTTTTTTATTGAAATTGTTATGGTAAAATGAATGAAATAATTTGTACGAAAAGGAAGAACAACATGGCGAAAATTCAAGCACCTGTAATGAAAAATGAATATTACGAAGTGACCTTTGAAGACTTAACGCATGAAGGTGCGGGTGTTGCAAAGGTTGAAGGCTTTCCAATCTTTGTTGAAAATGCACTGCCGGATGAACGAGCAAAAATAAAAGTAATCAAAGTAAACAAAGGCTTCGCGATCGGACGATTAATTGAGCTCCAAGAACAAAGTGAAAAACGAATTGATGCACCTTGCCCAATCTATTCTCAATGCGGGGGCTCGCCAGCTTCAGCATCTTAGCTATGAGGGACAGCTTGATTTTAAACGAAAACAAGTAGAACAGGTCCTTGCTAGAATAGGCAAATTAGATGTAAACAAAGTAAACGTACATCCGACTCTAGGCATGGAGAATCCTTGGAATTATCGAAACAAAGCTCAGGTTCCAGTAGGTGAACGTGAGGGTGGTCTAGTCGCTGGTTTTTATCAAAAAAGAAGCCATGACATCATTGATATGGAAAGATGCCTTATTCAGCAAGCTGAGAACGATGACGTTGTTCAAGCGGTGAAAACCATTTGTGAAAGATATGGAATTCGTGCTTATAACGAAGAAAAGCACAAAGGCTGGCTTCGTCATATTATGGTTCGTTATGGACTTGTGACAAAAGAAATCATGGTTGTATTTGTAACAAGAACGGCTGACTTTCCACATAAAAATGAGGTTATCACTGAAATAACAAATCAACTACCACAAGTGAAGTCGATTGTGCAAAATATTAATAACAAAAAAACAAATGTCATCTTTGGCGATGAAACAAATGTTCTTTGGGGAGAAGAGTATATTTACGATAAAATTGGCGACGTAAAGTTCGCAATATCTGCACGCTCTTTTTATCAAGTAAACCCAGAGCAAACAAAGGTGCTATATGAAAAAGCACTGGAATACGCTGAATTAACCGGTGAAGAATCTGTGATCGATGCTTACTGCGGAATTGGGACGATTTCATTGTTTCTTGCCCAAAAAGCAAAGAATGTTTTTGGTGTGGAAATTGTACCTGAAGCAATAGAGGATGCAAAGCGAAATGCAGAGCTGAATGGCATTGCTAATGCAGAGTTTGCGGTTGGTGAAGCGGAGGTTGTTATTCCAGAATGGTACAAGCAGGGTAATCAGGCAGACGTGATTGTAGTAGACCCTCCGCGCAAGGGCGTGATGAAGCATTATTGAAGACAATCTTGGATATGAAGCCGAAGAAGGTTGTTTATGTTTCATGTAATCCTGGAACGCTTGCAAGGGATTTGCAGGTGTTGGAGTTAGGTGGATATAAGACGGTTGAGGTACAGCCGGTGGATATGTTTCCGCATACGACGCATGTGGAGTGTGTGACGCAACTTGTTTTGAATATGTAAACCAATAATAACCTGTGCGACATAACAAGCGATAGAAATATCAAAACAAAGTTCTAATTTGCTTGTGGAAGATGTGTGGATATAAGCAGGAAGAAAAGAAAGAACAAAGAGGGTGGGAATAAGAATCCCATCCTTTTTGCCCGATTGAAAATAAGTGGAAAAAGCCTGATAGAAGCTTGGCCCTATCAATGCTTGAATAAAAGTGTGAGGGGTTCCTAAAAAGCCCAAAAGCCTGAAAAAGAGTGAGAAAAAAGGAAGAAAAGCAAGAAGTAGCACGACATTATTTTGATGGGGCGGCAAATCGGTAATGTATAACCGGAGTGCCGTCTTCTCTTATATCAATTCGATTGATTAGTACCAAAGGGATAAAACATTTTTCCATTAGAAGTTTGCAATACTAAGTATTACGGTTACCTTGATATCATCATTTTAAAATCAGTTTATTATTTAAATTGAATCAAATTCAATCAAGTGTTTTCCGGCGCTCACCAGATATAAAGGTAATGCATAGATATTAGTCGAAATTGCTCCGAAAATTATAGCTAGAACCCAAAATGCAATTTTAGAACCTAAATCTAAATCTGTAAAGCTCATCGCAATTGCAGAAAAAAATAAAAATGCAGTAATAATATACATTAACCAACCGGCAACTGATGTAATTACTATTATACCTTGACCTAAGATTATTAATAAAATACCAACAATTTTAAGTGGGATATTTATTATTGTTTTCATATCATGTTCATCCTTTTAGAAAGTTTAGCTTTCTGCTAGAACTGCCAGATTCAATAAATTATCATTGACCGGTAACAAATAGCAGAATACTGAAAATATTTACTCGGAAATTATTCATTGATTTAATAGCACACACAACTTGATAAAAATTATTAATTTGGTATAAAAATCTTTGTAAATATTCTTGAACTACTTCACAGTATATCATTTGTCCAGATGTTAAGAATGGGACTAACATCTTATTTTATGTATAAATATGTAATATTTGTTAATTATTTCATAAGATGACCAAAGAGTAATTGAATATAGAAACTAAGGCAACACCTCACTGTTTTTCCCTTATTATGGATAACTTTACAGGCGGCATGATGTAATCCTGCCTGCATGCAACGTTCTTCTTTGAAATGTAACTAAAAGTGATGATTTAATAAGTTGTCAATAAAATGTTATTTTCATTAGATTTGTCTCATCCTCATCAACGGGTCTTTACGGATATGAACGATACATTCCTCTTTCGATATATGGTAAACAATATTTCCAGGTTCTACATTGAAAAATTCTTAGATAGCAAAGAGTTTATTATCATAAAAAGTAGGTGATAGATTGGATTATATAATGAATATGGTGGAATCTATTAGAAGTAAAAAAGTGAAAGTAATAGAAATACCTAAGTGGGGAGTATATTTAAGAAAGCAGTGGGAAGAAAGCTTTGCCAATCATCTCAGTAATAAGGAAAAGGAATCTATTTATCTTTATGACGAAGATGGCCTTTGTGGTTACTTATGGCATTTATTTAGTTATGAAAGAAGGAAATGCTTAAAGGAGGAACAGGCTGATATAGCGTTTAATAAAGAGATGAAAAAGTCTTGTTATGTTTTTTATCAGCATTTAGATGATGCTTTTATCCTTGAGAATGCTACATTTATTACAGCTGAAGACTTTGTAAATGAAGAGGATATTTACGTAGTAGATAAAGAGTTTAGTTGGACTTATGTAAAAACTCATGAAACAGGATGGTGCGGTCCATATTTCAGTAAAAAAGACAAAGCTCAATAGATTCCATTAGTAGGCAATTATGATGACAGTGCTTTAGAAATTCGGGATGTTAACACCAAACTTTGATAAAAGGAAATTAACATAAACAACTAAAACCTAGCGGATAGACTAAATAATAAAGAAGCAAAAATTAACAAGTCAAATCAATTTGATAAAAAGTACCCAAGCATGGTATAAGTGTTAAAGGAGCAGAACCATTTGCTTTTTTAATTTTGGGATAAGAGGTTAATCAAACATCCCATTATGAGAGGATTTGAGTTTAAGATGACCGACAATTTTTGGCGTGACTTACCACGACCATTTTTTATATTAGCACCAATGGAAGAAGTGACAGATGTTGTTTTTCGTCATGTAGTGAGTGAAGCAGCAAGGCCGGATGTGTTTTTTACCGAGTTTACGAATTCGGAGAGTTATTGTCACCCAGAGGGGAAAAAAGTGTTCGTGGGCGTTTGACTTTTACAGAGGATGAACAACCGATTGTAGCCCATATATGGGGGGACAAGCCTGAGTACTTTAGGCAAATGAGTATTGGTATGGCGGAACTTGGATTTAAGGGAATCGATATCAATATGGGTTGTCCAGTACCTAATGTGACACAGCACGGAAAGGGAAGTGGCCTGATTCGTCGTCCAGATGTTGCAGCAGAATTAATACAAGCTGCAAAAGCAGGGGGATTGCCTGTAAGTGTAAAGACAAGGCTTGGATTCTCGGAATTAGACGAATGGCGCGAATGGCTGACACATATTTTAAAACAAGATATTGCCAATCTTTCCATTCATCTGCGTACAAGAGACGAAATGAGCAAAGTACCTGCTCATTGGGAACTAATCCCGGAAATTAAGAAGCTTCGTGATGAGGTGGCTCCAGATACACTCTTGACGATTAATGGAGATATCACAGACTATCAAACTGGCTTAAAGCTTGCTCAGGAATATGGTATTGATGGTGTTATGATTGGACGAGGTATATTCCATAATCCATTTGCCTTCGAGAAAGAACCGAGAGAACATAGTAGTGAGGAATTGCTGGATCTCTTAAGGTTGCATATGGATCTTCATGATAAATATTCAGGTTTAGAGCTTCGTCCGTTCACGGCTCTTCATCGCTTTTTTAAGATCTATGTTAAAGGGTTTCGAGGGGCAAGTGAGTTAAGAAATAGATTAATGAATACGAAATCAACAGATGAAGTGCGTGCATTGCTTGAAAGCTTTGAATCACAAAATTTTGATGGAGTGAAAGAGCAGTAGAGCTAGCGCAATTAAGGTAAAGCGTAGTTAAATGATCAATCAGTCTATAAGAAAAAATTATGCAAAATGCGTCAATAATTCAAATATTGCCTAACAACGGAATCATGTGTTAATTGATTCCGTTGTTTATTTTGTCAGACATTCTTACCTTTATTGATGCTTCAATTGGATAATGTATTAAATTTCATAGATGAAAAGTTTAGAGAGAAAAAAAGATTAACATATCTACTAGTGATGATAAACCTTTCTTACAATACTTAATTTTAATATATATAGCTGTTTACTAATATCCCAAGAGAAAACATTTATGAGATTATAGTTCAATAAGAAAAGATAAAGGCTTTTGCTATTAGGACTTGGCGGTAAGCCTAAGTTTTTTTATAACAATTTAAAAAATAGATCATCTAACTACCAGAAAATCACTTTTGTAGTTTGTTCAGTAGAATTAATAATTCACGAGGTAAGTAGTTTTTGTAATATGCTTGTAATGTTATATAAGAAAAATGAAAACAAGAATTACGAAAAAAAATTCTATTTTCATTAAAAATATATATTGAATATTGGAAATTGATAGGATAATATCTTTAAGGTAAGCGCTTAACTAAAATTTTGTGAACTTGTATTGGAGGTGTGAAGATGAGAAAAGTCCGATGGGGAATTCTGAGTGCAGCAAATATTGCCTATGATGAATTAGTCCCAGCACTACGACGATCAGATAAGGCAGAATTAGTTGCAGTAGCCTCGAAAAGTAAAGGCAAGACAGAGCGATTCAAAGCACCAGTTACATATAGAAGATATGAACAATTATTAGAAGATAAGAATATCGACGCAGTATATATTCCACTACCAAACTCACTTCATGCTGAATGGTATTGTTAAGGCGATGCAGCATGGAAAGCATGTACTACTTGAAAAACCAGCAGCGCTATCTGAATTTGAAATGCAAGCTATGAAACAAGCATCGGAAGATAATAGTGTCGTGTTCATGGAAGCCTTTATGTACCAATTTCATAGTCAGCATGCCCGCGCAAAGGAATTGCTTTCGTCTGGGATCATTGGAGAATTCCGCCATGTAAAATCTCATTTCTCGTGGATGCTTGAGAATTCCGGAGATATTCGCCTAAATAGTGAACTGGGTGGTGGTGCAATGCGTGATGTGGGGTGTTATGGTTTGCATGCAGTCACTCAAATTGTTGGTTTTAAAGCCTGTGAAATTTCAATGAGTGGAAAAGTACCTGAGGAATATGGCGTTGATACAACCTCCACTTGTGTGATGATCGATGATCAAAAGAGAACGGCGGAAGTATCTGCTTCAATGGAACTTCCATTTACAAATCGATATGAAATCTTTGGACCTAAAGGAGTGATCACGGTTGACTCTTCTTTTCGACCAGATGTATCTGTTGATCAATTTGGGAAAATTACGGTAAAAGATCATGGTGGGAATATCATTCTTTTTGAAAGATGGAAGGATGATCAATATTTAAATCAGGTCGAACATTTTCATAATTGCATTCTTGAGAAGAAACAGCCTGATTACAATGCAGAAAACTCAATTCAGCTTGCACGTTACCTTGAAAAAGCCTACCAATCGTTGCAAAACAATTCTATGAAGATAAAAATCGATCAAAAGGAGAAGGATGCATAATGACTAAAAAGGTCCTTACAGCTGTTTTTGGACTTGGGAGAC
This Metabacillus endolithicus DNA region includes the following protein-coding sequences:
- a CDS encoding DUF4275 family protein, coding for MNMVESIRSKKVKVIEIPKWGVYLRKQWEESFANHLSNKEKESIYLYDEDGLCGYLWHLFSYERRKCLKEEQADIAFNKEMKKSCYVFYQHLDDAFILENATFITAEDFVNEEDIYVVDKEFSWTYVKTHETGWCGPYFSKKDKAQ
- a CDS encoding Gfo/Idh/MocA family protein, with translation MLNGIVKAMQHGKHVLLEKPAALSEFEMQAMKQASEDNSVVFMEAFMYQFHSQHARAKELLSSGIIGEFRHVKSHFSWMLENSGDIRLNSELGGGAMRDVGCYGLHAVTQIVGFKACEISMSGKVPEEYGVDTTSTCVMIDDQKRTAEVSASMELPFTNRYEIFGPKGVITVDSSFRPDVSVDQFGKITVKDHGGNIILFERWKDDQYLNQVEHFHNCILEKKQPDYNAENSIQLARYLEKAYQSLQNNSMKIKIDQKEKDA
- a CDS encoding Gfo/Idh/MocA family protein gives rise to the protein MRKVRWGILSAANIAYDELVPALRRSDKAELVAVASKSKGKTERFKAPVTYRRYEQLLEDKNIDAVYIPLPNSLHAEWYC